One region of Scomber scombrus chromosome 10, fScoSco1.1, whole genome shotgun sequence genomic DNA includes:
- the adora1b gene encoding adenosine receptor A1b: protein MPEALLTAKWIYIGMEVVIAVASVIGNVMVVWAVKINKSLRDTTFCFIVSLALADIAVGALVIPLAITISIGLKTHFYSCLLVACTVLVLTQSSILALLAIAIDRYLRVKIPTRYKRVVTPRRAGIAVVICWMVAFIVGLTPMLGWNNLRRQQDGLNSSDLIITCTFENVISMDYMVYFNFFGWVLPPLLLMLVIYTEIFYMIHKHLNSKKFTTSHTDPNKYYDKELNLAKSLALVLFLFAISWLPLHIINCITLFCPKCEKPIVLLYIAILLTHGNSAVNPIIYAFRIKKFRTAFQKIFQQYFCCKDTPALEIQPSDRKEMPNPQPQQEMPPQPPQKETLKSDPRQQEPPPPEQQQDPRTEPPQQPKEHPPLLEQNTV from the exons ATGCCTGAAGCGCTTCTAACAGCGAAGTGGATTTATATAGGAATGGAGGTGGTGATTGCAGTCGCCTCTGTAATCGGAAATGTGATGGTGGTTTGGGCGGTGAAAATTAATAAATCGCTGCGAGATACCACgttttgtttcattgtctcCCTGGCTCTGGCGGATATTGCAGTTGGAGCCCTTGTTATCCCTTTGGCCATTACTATCAGCATTGGACTTAAAACTCACTTTTACAGCTGCTTGCTCGTGGCTTGCACGGTGCTGGTGCTGACGCAAAGTTCAATCCTGGCCCTTCTGGCCATCGCAATTGACCGCTATCTCAGGGTCAAGATTCCGACCAG GTACAAGCGGGTGGTGACCCCTCGGCGAGCAGGGATAGCAGTGGTGATATGCTGGATGGTAGCTTTCATTGTGGGGCTCACACCCATGTTAGGCTGGAACAACCTGAGGCGCCAGCAGGACGGCTTAAACAGCTCTGACCTCATTATCACCTGCACGTTTGAAAATGTCATCAGCATGGACTACATGGTCTATTTCAACTTTTTTGGCTGGGTGCTGCCGCCACTGTTGCTCATGCTGGTGATCTACACAGAGATTTTCTACATGATCCACAAACACCTTAACAGTAAAAAATTCACCACCAGTCACACAGACCCCAACAAGTACTATGACAAGGAGCTGAATCTTGCTAAATCTCTTGCTTTGGTCCTTTTTCTCTTTGCCATCAGCTGGCTCCCCCTTCACATCATTAACTGCATCACACTGTTCTGCCCAAAGTGCGAGAAGCCCATAGTCCTCCTCTACATCGCCATCCTGCTCACCCACGGTAACTCTGCTGTCAACCCAATTATCTACGCTTTCCGCATTAAGAAGTTCCGCACGGCTTTCCAGAAAATCTTTCAGCAATACTTCTGCTGCAAGGACACACCAGCTCTGGAGATTCAGCCCAGCGACAGGAAAGAGATGCCGAACCCACAGCCACAGCAGGAGATGCCACCACAGCCCCCTCAGAAGGAAACCTTAAAGTCTGACCCTCGACAACAGGAACCACCTCcacctgagcagcagcaggaccCGAGGACCGAACCACCCCAACAACCTAAAGAACATCCACCCTTACTGGAGCAGAATACAGTTTAA